Proteins found in one Pongo pygmaeus isolate AG05252 chromosome 8, NHGRI_mPonPyg2-v2.0_pri, whole genome shotgun sequence genomic segment:
- the NFKB2 gene encoding nuclear factor NF-kappa-B p100 subunit isoform X1 yields the protein MSPQKPPGFISRGLPPSRKSQGCSRPGEGSGRLTWPQTASLLPAVKDPPVPCPGGRRGLNPHRGFPDSPSPLPAEKQREPVDWRGPPAPPVARAGPVASFPGPPPPAPPPLGIFGTFLSCSNFPAPSPAKPNSGSRSPPDLTRHTRTGGWRRRAPKILGSRTWPEPLDRAGPSPETWRVATTHLSPNQGLDGIIEYDDFKLNSSIVEHKEPAPETADGPYLVIVEQPKQRGFRFRYGCEGPSHGGLPGASSEKGRKTYPTVKICNYEGPAKIEVDLVTHSDPPRAHAHSLVGKQCSELGICAVSVGPKDMTAQFNNLGVLHVTKKNMMGTMIQKLQRQLLRSRPQGLTEAEQRELEQEAKELKKVMDLSIVRLRFSAFLRASDGSFSLPLKPVISQPIHDSKSPGASNLKISRMDKTAGSVRGGDEVYLLCDKVQKDDIEVRFYEDDENGWQAFGDFSPTDVHKQYAIVFRTPPYHKMKIERPVTVFLQLKRKRGGDVSDSKQFTYYPLVEDKEEVQRKRRKALPTFSQPFGGGSHMGGGSGGAAGGYGGAGGGGSLGFFPSSLAYSPYQSGAGPMGCYPGGGGGAQMAATVPSRDSGEEAAEPSAPSRTPQCEPQAPEMLQRAREYNARLFGLAQRSARALLDYGVTADARALLAGQRHLLTAQDENGDTPLHLAIIHGQTSVIEQIAYVIHHAQDLGVVNLTNHLHQTPLHLAVITGQTSVVSFLLRVGADPALLDRHGDSAMHLALRAGAGAPELLRALLQSGAPAVPQLLHMPDFEGLYPVHLAVRARSPECLDLLVDSGAEVEATERQGGRTALHLATEMEELGLVTHLVTKLRANVNARTFAGNTPLHLAAGLGYPTLTRLLLKAGADIHAENEEPLCPLPSPPTSDSDSDSEGPEKDTRSSFRGHTPLDLTCSTKVKTLLLNAAQNTMEPPLTPPSPAGPGLSLGDTALQNLEQLLDGPEAQGSWAELAERLGLRSLVDTYRQTASPSGSLLRSYELAGGDLAGLLEALSDMGLEEGVRLLRGPETRDKLPSTAEVKEDSAYGSQSVEQEAEKLGPPPEPPGGLCHGHPQPQVH from the exons ATGTCCCCCCAAAAGCCCCCGGGGTTTATCAGCCGTGGCCTCCCTCCTAGCAGAAAATCCCAAGGTTGCTCCAGACCGGGGGAGGGGAGCGGGAGGCTGACTTGGCCCCAGACTGCCAGCCTCCTCCCGGCCGTGAAGGACCCTCCTGTTCCCTgccctggagggaggagggggcttAACCCCCACCGGGGCTTCCCTGATTCTCCTAGCCCTCTGCCCGCTGAAAAGCAGCGGGAGCCCGTAGACTGGCGAGGGCCTCCCGCCCCTCCCGTCGCGAGGGCGGGGCCAGTGGCGTCATTTCCAGGCCCGCCCCCTCCGGCCCCGCCTCCCCTTGGTATTTTCGGGACTTTCCTAAGCTGCTCTAACTTTCCTGCCCCTTCCCCGGCCAAGCCCAACTCCGGATCTCGCTCTCCACCGGATCTCACCCGCCACACCCGGACGGGCGGCTGGAGGAG GCGGGCGCCTAAAATTCTGGGAAGCAGAACCTGGCCGGAGCCACTAGACAGAGCCGGGCCTAGCCCAGAGACATGGAGAGTTGCTACAACCCA TCTGTCTCCAAACCAGGGTCTGGATGGTATTATTGAATATGATGATTTCAAATTAAACTCCTCCATTGTGGAACACAAGGAGCCAGCCCCAGAAACAG CTGATGGCCCCTACCTGGTGATCGTGGAACAGCCTAAGCAG AGAGGCTTCCGATTTCGATATGGCTGTGAAGGCCCCTCCCATGGAGGATTGCCCGGTGCCTCCAGTGAGAAGGGCCGAAAGACCTATCCCACTGTCAAG ATCTGTAACTACGAGGGACCAGCCAAGATCGAGGTCGACCTGGTAACACACAGTGACCCACCTCGTGCTCATGCCCACAGTCTGGTGGGCAAGCAATGCTCGGAGCTGGGGATCTGCGCCGTTTCTGTGGGGCCCAAGGACATGACTGCCCA ATTTAACAACCTGGGTGTCCTGCATGTGACTAAGAAGAACATGATGGGGACTATGATACAAAAACTTCAGAGGCAGCTGCTCCGCTCTAGGCCCCAGGGCCTTACGG AGGCTGAGCAGCGGGAGCTGGAGCAAGAGGCCAAAGAACTGAAGAAGGTGATGGATCTGAGTATAGTGCGGCTGCGCTTCTCTGCCTTCCTTCGAGCCAGTGATGGCTCCTTCTCCCTGCCCCTGAAGCCAGTCATCTCCCAGCCCATCCATGACAGCA AATCTCCGGGAGCATCAAACCTGAAGATTTCTCGAATGGACAAGACAGCAGGCTCTGTGCGGGGTGGAGATGAAGTTTATCTGCTTTGTGACAAGGTGCAGAAAG ATGACATTGAGGTTCGGTTCTATGAGGATGATGAGAATGGATGGCAGGCCTTTGGGGACTTCTCTCCCACAGATGTGCATAAACAG TATGCCATTGTGTTCCGGACACCCCCCTACCACAAGATGAAGATTGAGCGGCCGGTAACAGTGTTCCTACAACTGAAACGCAAGCGAGGAGGGGACGTGTCTGATTCCAAACAGTTCACCTATTACCCTCTGGTGGAAG ACAAGGAAGAGGTGCAGCGGAAGCGGAGGAAGGCCTTACCCACCTTCTCCCAGCCCTTCGGGGGTGGCTCCCACATGGGTGGAGGCTCTGGGGGTGCAGCCGGGGGCTAcggaggagctggaggag GTGGCAGCCTCggtttcttcccctcctccctggcCTACAGCCCCTACCAGTCCGGCGCGGGCCCCATGGGCTGCTacccgggaggcgggggcggggcgcagatggccgccaccgtgcccagcagggACTCCGGGGAGGAAGCCGCGGAGCCGAGCGCCCCCTCCAGGACCCCCCAATGCGAGCCGCAGGCCCCGGAGATGCTGCAGCGAG CCCGAGAGTACAACGCGCGCCTGTTTGGCCTGGCGCAGCGCAGCGCCCGAGCCCTACTCGACTACGGCGTCACCGCGGACGCGCGCGCGCTGCTGGCGGGACAGCGCCACCTGCTGACGGCGCAGGACGAGAACGGAGACAC accactgcacctggccatcatCCACGGGCAGACCAGTGTCATTGAGCAGATAGCCTATGTCATCCACCACGCCCAGGACCTCGGCGTCGTCAACCTCACCAACCACCTGCACCAG ACGCCCCTGCACCTGGCGGTGATCACCGGGCAGACGAGTGTGGTGAGCTTTCTGCTGCGGGTGGGTGCAGACCCAGCTCTGCTGGATCGGCATGGAGACTCAGCCATGCATCTGGCGCTGCGGGCAGGCGCTGGTGCCCCTGAGCTGCTGCGTGCACTGCTTCAGAGTGGAGCTCCTGCTGTGCCCCAGCTGTTGCATATGCCTGACTTTGAGG GACTGTATCCGGTACACCTGGCGGTCCGAGCCCGAAGCCCCGAGTGCCTGGATCTGCTGGTGGACAGTGGGGCTGAAGTGGAGGCCACAGAGCGGCAGGGGGGACGAACAGCCTTGCATCTAGCCACAGAGATGGAGGAGCTGGGGTTGGTCACCCATCTGGTCACCAAG CTCCGGGCCAACGTGAACGCTCGCACCTTTGCGGGAAACACACCCCTGCACCTGGCCGCTGGACTGGGGTACCCGACCCTCACCCGCCTCCTTCTGAAGGCTG GTGCTGACATCCATGCTGAAAACGAGGAGCCCCTGTGCCCACTGCCTTCACCCCCTACCTCTGATAGCGACTCGGACTCTGAAGGACCTGAGAAGGACACCCGAAGCAGCTTCCGGGGCCACACGCCTCTTGACCTCACTTGCAGCACCAAG GTGAAGACCTTGCTGCTAAATGCCGCTCAGAACACCATGGAGCCACCCCTGACCCCGCCCAGCCCAGCAG GGCCAGGACTGTCACTTGGTGATACAGCTCTGCAGAACCTGGAGCAGCTGCTAGACGGGCCAGAAGcccagggcagctgggcagagctgGCAGAGCGTCTGGGGCTGCGCAGCCTGGTGGACACGTACCGACAGACGGCCTCGCCCAGCGGCAGCCTCCTGCGCAGCTATGAG CTGGCTGGCGGGGACCTGGCAGGTCTACTGGAGGCCCTGTCTGACATGGGCCTAGAGGAGGGAGTGAGGCTGCTGAGGGGTCCAGAGACCCGAGACAAGCTGCCCAGCACAG CAGAGGTGAAGGAAGACAGTGCGTATGGGAGCCAGTCAGtggagcaggaggcagagaagcTGGGCCCACCCCCTGAGCCACCAGGAGGGCTCTGCCACGGGCACCCCCAGCCTCAGGTGCACTGA
- the NFKB2 gene encoding nuclear factor NF-kappa-B p100 subunit isoform X2: protein MSPQKPPGFISRGLPPSRKSQGCSRPGEGSGRLTWPQTASLLPAVKDPPVPCPGGRRGLNPHRGFPDSPSPLPAEKQREPVDWRGPPAPPVARAGPVASFPGPPPPAPPPLGIFGTFLSCSNFPAPSPAKPNSGSRSPPDLTRHTRTGGWRRRAPKILGSRTWPEPLDRAGPSPETWRVATTHLSPNQGLDGIIEYDDFKLNSSIVEHKEPAPETADGPYLVIVEQPKQRGFRFRYGCEGPSHGGLPGASSEKGRKTYPTVKICNYEGPAKIEVDLVTHSDPPRAHAHSLVGKQCSELGICAVSVGPKDMTAQFNNLGVLHVTKKNMMGTMIQKLQRQLLRSRPQGLTEAEQRELEQEAKELKKVMDLSIVRLRFSAFLRASDGSFSLPLKPVISQPIHDSKSPGASNLKISRMDKTAGSVRGGDEVYLLCDKVQKDDIEVRFYEDDENGWQAFGDFSPTDVHKQYAIVFRTPPYHKMKIERPVTVFLQLKRKRGGDVSDSKQFTYYPLVEDKEEVQRKRRKALPTFSQPFGGGSHMGGGSGGAAGGYGGAGGGGSLGFFPSSLAYSPYQSGAGPMGCYPGGGGGAQMAATVPSRDSGEEAAEPSAPSRTPQCEPQAPEMLQRAREYNARLFGLAQRSARALLDYGVTADARALLAGQRHLLTAQDENGDTPLHLAIIHGQTSVIEQIAYVIHHAQDLGVVNLTNHLHQTPLHLAVITGQTSVVSFLLRVGADPALLDRHGDSAMHLALRAGAGAPELLRALLQSGAPAVPQLLHMPDFEGLYPVHLAVRARSPECLDLLVDSGAEVEATERQGGRTALHLATEMEELGLVTHLVTKLRANVNARTFAGNTPLHLAAGLGYPTLTRLLLKAGADIHAENEEPLCPLPSPPTSDSDSDSEGPEKDTRSSFRGHTPLDLTCSTKVKTLLLNAAQNTMEPPLTPPSPAGPGLSLGDTALQNLEQLLDGPEAQGSWAELAERLGLRSLVDTYRQTASPSGSLLRSYELAGGDLAGLLEALSDMGLEEGVRLLRGPETRDKLPSTEVKEDSAYGSQSVEQEAEKLGPPPEPPGGLCHGHPQPQVH from the exons ATGTCCCCCCAAAAGCCCCCGGGGTTTATCAGCCGTGGCCTCCCTCCTAGCAGAAAATCCCAAGGTTGCTCCAGACCGGGGGAGGGGAGCGGGAGGCTGACTTGGCCCCAGACTGCCAGCCTCCTCCCGGCCGTGAAGGACCCTCCTGTTCCCTgccctggagggaggagggggcttAACCCCCACCGGGGCTTCCCTGATTCTCCTAGCCCTCTGCCCGCTGAAAAGCAGCGGGAGCCCGTAGACTGGCGAGGGCCTCCCGCCCCTCCCGTCGCGAGGGCGGGGCCAGTGGCGTCATTTCCAGGCCCGCCCCCTCCGGCCCCGCCTCCCCTTGGTATTTTCGGGACTTTCCTAAGCTGCTCTAACTTTCCTGCCCCTTCCCCGGCCAAGCCCAACTCCGGATCTCGCTCTCCACCGGATCTCACCCGCCACACCCGGACGGGCGGCTGGAGGAG GCGGGCGCCTAAAATTCTGGGAAGCAGAACCTGGCCGGAGCCACTAGACAGAGCCGGGCCTAGCCCAGAGACATGGAGAGTTGCTACAACCCA TCTGTCTCCAAACCAGGGTCTGGATGGTATTATTGAATATGATGATTTCAAATTAAACTCCTCCATTGTGGAACACAAGGAGCCAGCCCCAGAAACAG CTGATGGCCCCTACCTGGTGATCGTGGAACAGCCTAAGCAG AGAGGCTTCCGATTTCGATATGGCTGTGAAGGCCCCTCCCATGGAGGATTGCCCGGTGCCTCCAGTGAGAAGGGCCGAAAGACCTATCCCACTGTCAAG ATCTGTAACTACGAGGGACCAGCCAAGATCGAGGTCGACCTGGTAACACACAGTGACCCACCTCGTGCTCATGCCCACAGTCTGGTGGGCAAGCAATGCTCGGAGCTGGGGATCTGCGCCGTTTCTGTGGGGCCCAAGGACATGACTGCCCA ATTTAACAACCTGGGTGTCCTGCATGTGACTAAGAAGAACATGATGGGGACTATGATACAAAAACTTCAGAGGCAGCTGCTCCGCTCTAGGCCCCAGGGCCTTACGG AGGCTGAGCAGCGGGAGCTGGAGCAAGAGGCCAAAGAACTGAAGAAGGTGATGGATCTGAGTATAGTGCGGCTGCGCTTCTCTGCCTTCCTTCGAGCCAGTGATGGCTCCTTCTCCCTGCCCCTGAAGCCAGTCATCTCCCAGCCCATCCATGACAGCA AATCTCCGGGAGCATCAAACCTGAAGATTTCTCGAATGGACAAGACAGCAGGCTCTGTGCGGGGTGGAGATGAAGTTTATCTGCTTTGTGACAAGGTGCAGAAAG ATGACATTGAGGTTCGGTTCTATGAGGATGATGAGAATGGATGGCAGGCCTTTGGGGACTTCTCTCCCACAGATGTGCATAAACAG TATGCCATTGTGTTCCGGACACCCCCCTACCACAAGATGAAGATTGAGCGGCCGGTAACAGTGTTCCTACAACTGAAACGCAAGCGAGGAGGGGACGTGTCTGATTCCAAACAGTTCACCTATTACCCTCTGGTGGAAG ACAAGGAAGAGGTGCAGCGGAAGCGGAGGAAGGCCTTACCCACCTTCTCCCAGCCCTTCGGGGGTGGCTCCCACATGGGTGGAGGCTCTGGGGGTGCAGCCGGGGGCTAcggaggagctggaggag GTGGCAGCCTCggtttcttcccctcctccctggcCTACAGCCCCTACCAGTCCGGCGCGGGCCCCATGGGCTGCTacccgggaggcgggggcggggcgcagatggccgccaccgtgcccagcagggACTCCGGGGAGGAAGCCGCGGAGCCGAGCGCCCCCTCCAGGACCCCCCAATGCGAGCCGCAGGCCCCGGAGATGCTGCAGCGAG CCCGAGAGTACAACGCGCGCCTGTTTGGCCTGGCGCAGCGCAGCGCCCGAGCCCTACTCGACTACGGCGTCACCGCGGACGCGCGCGCGCTGCTGGCGGGACAGCGCCACCTGCTGACGGCGCAGGACGAGAACGGAGACAC accactgcacctggccatcatCCACGGGCAGACCAGTGTCATTGAGCAGATAGCCTATGTCATCCACCACGCCCAGGACCTCGGCGTCGTCAACCTCACCAACCACCTGCACCAG ACGCCCCTGCACCTGGCGGTGATCACCGGGCAGACGAGTGTGGTGAGCTTTCTGCTGCGGGTGGGTGCAGACCCAGCTCTGCTGGATCGGCATGGAGACTCAGCCATGCATCTGGCGCTGCGGGCAGGCGCTGGTGCCCCTGAGCTGCTGCGTGCACTGCTTCAGAGTGGAGCTCCTGCTGTGCCCCAGCTGTTGCATATGCCTGACTTTGAGG GACTGTATCCGGTACACCTGGCGGTCCGAGCCCGAAGCCCCGAGTGCCTGGATCTGCTGGTGGACAGTGGGGCTGAAGTGGAGGCCACAGAGCGGCAGGGGGGACGAACAGCCTTGCATCTAGCCACAGAGATGGAGGAGCTGGGGTTGGTCACCCATCTGGTCACCAAG CTCCGGGCCAACGTGAACGCTCGCACCTTTGCGGGAAACACACCCCTGCACCTGGCCGCTGGACTGGGGTACCCGACCCTCACCCGCCTCCTTCTGAAGGCTG GTGCTGACATCCATGCTGAAAACGAGGAGCCCCTGTGCCCACTGCCTTCACCCCCTACCTCTGATAGCGACTCGGACTCTGAAGGACCTGAGAAGGACACCCGAAGCAGCTTCCGGGGCCACACGCCTCTTGACCTCACTTGCAGCACCAAG GTGAAGACCTTGCTGCTAAATGCCGCTCAGAACACCATGGAGCCACCCCTGACCCCGCCCAGCCCAGCAG GGCCAGGACTGTCACTTGGTGATACAGCTCTGCAGAACCTGGAGCAGCTGCTAGACGGGCCAGAAGcccagggcagctgggcagagctgGCAGAGCGTCTGGGGCTGCGCAGCCTGGTGGACACGTACCGACAGACGGCCTCGCCCAGCGGCAGCCTCCTGCGCAGCTATGAG CTGGCTGGCGGGGACCTGGCAGGTCTACTGGAGGCCCTGTCTGACATGGGCCTAGAGGAGGGAGTGAGGCTGCTGAGGGGTCCAGAGACCCGAGACAAGCTGCCCAGCACAG AGGTGAAGGAAGACAGTGCGTATGGGAGCCAGTCAGtggagcaggaggcagagaagcTGGGCCCACCCCCTGAGCCACCAGGAGGGCTCTGCCACGGGCACCCCCAGCCTCAGGTGCACTGA
- the NFKB2 gene encoding nuclear factor NF-kappa-B p100 subunit isoform X3: protein MESCYNPGLDGIIEYDDFKLNSSIVEHKEPAPETADGPYLVIVEQPKQRGFRFRYGCEGPSHGGLPGASSEKGRKTYPTVKICNYEGPAKIEVDLVTHSDPPRAHAHSLVGKQCSELGICAVSVGPKDMTAQFNNLGVLHVTKKNMMGTMIQKLQRQLLRSRPQGLTEAEQRELEQEAKELKKVMDLSIVRLRFSAFLRASDGSFSLPLKPVISQPIHDSKSPGASNLKISRMDKTAGSVRGGDEVYLLCDKVQKDDIEVRFYEDDENGWQAFGDFSPTDVHKQYAIVFRTPPYHKMKIERPVTVFLQLKRKRGGDVSDSKQFTYYPLVEDKEEVQRKRRKALPTFSQPFGGGSHMGGGSGGAAGGYGGAGGGGSLGFFPSSLAYSPYQSGAGPMGCYPGGGGGAQMAATVPSRDSGEEAAEPSAPSRTPQCEPQAPEMLQRAREYNARLFGLAQRSARALLDYGVTADARALLAGQRHLLTAQDENGDTPLHLAIIHGQTSVIEQIAYVIHHAQDLGVVNLTNHLHQTPLHLAVITGQTSVVSFLLRVGADPALLDRHGDSAMHLALRAGAGAPELLRALLQSGAPAVPQLLHMPDFEGLYPVHLAVRARSPECLDLLVDSGAEVEATERQGGRTALHLATEMEELGLVTHLVTKLRANVNARTFAGNTPLHLAAGLGYPTLTRLLLKAGADIHAENEEPLCPLPSPPTSDSDSDSEGPEKDTRSSFRGHTPLDLTCSTKVKTLLLNAAQNTMEPPLTPPSPAGPGLSLGDTALQNLEQLLDGPEAQGSWAELAERLGLRSLVDTYRQTASPSGSLLRSYELAGGDLAGLLEALSDMGLEEGVRLLRGPETRDKLPSTAEVKEDSAYGSQSVEQEAEKLGPPPEPPGGLCHGHPQPQVH, encoded by the exons ATGGAGAGTTGCTACAACCCA GGTCTGGATGGTATTATTGAATATGATGATTTCAAATTAAACTCCTCCATTGTGGAACACAAGGAGCCAGCCCCAGAAACAG CTGATGGCCCCTACCTGGTGATCGTGGAACAGCCTAAGCAG AGAGGCTTCCGATTTCGATATGGCTGTGAAGGCCCCTCCCATGGAGGATTGCCCGGTGCCTCCAGTGAGAAGGGCCGAAAGACCTATCCCACTGTCAAG ATCTGTAACTACGAGGGACCAGCCAAGATCGAGGTCGACCTGGTAACACACAGTGACCCACCTCGTGCTCATGCCCACAGTCTGGTGGGCAAGCAATGCTCGGAGCTGGGGATCTGCGCCGTTTCTGTGGGGCCCAAGGACATGACTGCCCA ATTTAACAACCTGGGTGTCCTGCATGTGACTAAGAAGAACATGATGGGGACTATGATACAAAAACTTCAGAGGCAGCTGCTCCGCTCTAGGCCCCAGGGCCTTACGG AGGCTGAGCAGCGGGAGCTGGAGCAAGAGGCCAAAGAACTGAAGAAGGTGATGGATCTGAGTATAGTGCGGCTGCGCTTCTCTGCCTTCCTTCGAGCCAGTGATGGCTCCTTCTCCCTGCCCCTGAAGCCAGTCATCTCCCAGCCCATCCATGACAGCA AATCTCCGGGAGCATCAAACCTGAAGATTTCTCGAATGGACAAGACAGCAGGCTCTGTGCGGGGTGGAGATGAAGTTTATCTGCTTTGTGACAAGGTGCAGAAAG ATGACATTGAGGTTCGGTTCTATGAGGATGATGAGAATGGATGGCAGGCCTTTGGGGACTTCTCTCCCACAGATGTGCATAAACAG TATGCCATTGTGTTCCGGACACCCCCCTACCACAAGATGAAGATTGAGCGGCCGGTAACAGTGTTCCTACAACTGAAACGCAAGCGAGGAGGGGACGTGTCTGATTCCAAACAGTTCACCTATTACCCTCTGGTGGAAG ACAAGGAAGAGGTGCAGCGGAAGCGGAGGAAGGCCTTACCCACCTTCTCCCAGCCCTTCGGGGGTGGCTCCCACATGGGTGGAGGCTCTGGGGGTGCAGCCGGGGGCTAcggaggagctggaggag GTGGCAGCCTCggtttcttcccctcctccctggcCTACAGCCCCTACCAGTCCGGCGCGGGCCCCATGGGCTGCTacccgggaggcgggggcggggcgcagatggccgccaccgtgcccagcagggACTCCGGGGAGGAAGCCGCGGAGCCGAGCGCCCCCTCCAGGACCCCCCAATGCGAGCCGCAGGCCCCGGAGATGCTGCAGCGAG CCCGAGAGTACAACGCGCGCCTGTTTGGCCTGGCGCAGCGCAGCGCCCGAGCCCTACTCGACTACGGCGTCACCGCGGACGCGCGCGCGCTGCTGGCGGGACAGCGCCACCTGCTGACGGCGCAGGACGAGAACGGAGACAC accactgcacctggccatcatCCACGGGCAGACCAGTGTCATTGAGCAGATAGCCTATGTCATCCACCACGCCCAGGACCTCGGCGTCGTCAACCTCACCAACCACCTGCACCAG ACGCCCCTGCACCTGGCGGTGATCACCGGGCAGACGAGTGTGGTGAGCTTTCTGCTGCGGGTGGGTGCAGACCCAGCTCTGCTGGATCGGCATGGAGACTCAGCCATGCATCTGGCGCTGCGGGCAGGCGCTGGTGCCCCTGAGCTGCTGCGTGCACTGCTTCAGAGTGGAGCTCCTGCTGTGCCCCAGCTGTTGCATATGCCTGACTTTGAGG GACTGTATCCGGTACACCTGGCGGTCCGAGCCCGAAGCCCCGAGTGCCTGGATCTGCTGGTGGACAGTGGGGCTGAAGTGGAGGCCACAGAGCGGCAGGGGGGACGAACAGCCTTGCATCTAGCCACAGAGATGGAGGAGCTGGGGTTGGTCACCCATCTGGTCACCAAG CTCCGGGCCAACGTGAACGCTCGCACCTTTGCGGGAAACACACCCCTGCACCTGGCCGCTGGACTGGGGTACCCGACCCTCACCCGCCTCCTTCTGAAGGCTG GTGCTGACATCCATGCTGAAAACGAGGAGCCCCTGTGCCCACTGCCTTCACCCCCTACCTCTGATAGCGACTCGGACTCTGAAGGACCTGAGAAGGACACCCGAAGCAGCTTCCGGGGCCACACGCCTCTTGACCTCACTTGCAGCACCAAG GTGAAGACCTTGCTGCTAAATGCCGCTCAGAACACCATGGAGCCACCCCTGACCCCGCCCAGCCCAGCAG GGCCAGGACTGTCACTTGGTGATACAGCTCTGCAGAACCTGGAGCAGCTGCTAGACGGGCCAGAAGcccagggcagctgggcagagctgGCAGAGCGTCTGGGGCTGCGCAGCCTGGTGGACACGTACCGACAGACGGCCTCGCCCAGCGGCAGCCTCCTGCGCAGCTATGAG CTGGCTGGCGGGGACCTGGCAGGTCTACTGGAGGCCCTGTCTGACATGGGCCTAGAGGAGGGAGTGAGGCTGCTGAGGGGTCCAGAGACCCGAGACAAGCTGCCCAGCACAG CAGAGGTGAAGGAAGACAGTGCGTATGGGAGCCAGTCAGtggagcaggaggcagagaagcTGGGCCCACCCCCTGAGCCACCAGGAGGGCTCTGCCACGGGCACCCCCAGCCTCAGGTGCACTGA